The following proteins come from a genomic window of Rutidosis leptorrhynchoides isolate AG116_Rl617_1_P2 chromosome 10, CSIRO_AGI_Rlap_v1, whole genome shotgun sequence:
- the LOC139872922 gene encoding protein FLC EXPRESSOR-like encodes MAGRNYIPPESLKPRPDSSRSRRPLIESPPSRHQIIDDRTAVDREIQSLLADNQRLATTHVALKQELNVALQDLRYFSTAAGKIKAEKDAEVREVFEKAIKMENEVRLIDELSGELVVVKTDVQKLITERKELNERLDKVHGEFAKDRAKAVQFSVLKSEIEAMQKEIQRGRAAVEFEKKVYACNIEQSQAMEKSKTSMTLEIEKLKAELADKEKKALAVAAAAATNTPGTTYAAGFTNHNLGYGGNSYPVPYAVHQVQGGVNPQYGPVPVTNGVYGMQRVMVNHPHNVPGPVPHVPYNMQHPNAHG; translated from the exons ATGGCCGGAAGAAATTATATCCCACCAGAATCATTAAAACCACGACCAGACAGCAGCCGCTCACGCCGCCCCTTAATCGAATCACCACCGAGTCGTCATCAGATCATCGACGACCGCACCGCCGTCGACCGTGAAATTCAATCACTTCTCGCCGACAATCAGCGTCTAGCCACCACACACGTGGCACTAAAACAAGAACTCAACGTCGCGTTACAAGACCTCCGGTACTTCTCCACCGCTGCCGGAAAAATAAAAGCGGAAAAAGATGCGGAAGTTCGTGAGGTTTTTGAAAAAGCGATTAAGATGGAGAATGAAGTTAGGTTAATTGATGAATTGAGTGGTGAATTGGTTGTTGTTAAAACTGATGTACAGAAATTGATTACAGAAAGGAAGGAATTGAATGAGAGATTGGATAAAGTTCATGGTGAGTTTGCTAAAGATCGAGCTAAAGCGGTGCAGTTTTCGGTTTTGAAATCGGAAATTGAAGCAATGCAGAAAGAAATTCAAAGAGGAAG GGCAGCAGTTGAGTTTGAAAAAAAGGTGTATGCATGTAATATTGAACAGAGCCAAGCAATGGAGAAAAGTAAGACGTCTATGACTCTTGAAATCGAGAAGTTAAAAGCGGAACTTGCCGATAAAGAAAAGAAGGCGTTGGCTGTTGCAGCTGCAGCTGCTACTAATACTCCAG GAACAACGTATGCTGCGGGATTCACAAACCATAATTTGGGTTATGGTGGTAATTCATACCCAGTCCCTTATGCCGTCCATCAG GTTCAGGGTGGAGTGAATCCTCAATATGGGCCTGTACCGGTAACTAATGGTGTTTACGGCATGCAACGTGTTATGGTAAACCATCCTCATAATGTTCCTGGACCTGTACCTCATGTTCCATATAACATGCAACATCCCAATGCACATGGATGA